The proteins below are encoded in one region of Desulfomicrobium apsheronum:
- a CDS encoding ATP-binding protein: protein MFSTRHSLSLRLIISMGLLSLVASTILAAAQLHFKYKSNIAAVHGSMDQVASGDLNSISASLWQLDTTLLDIQLQGLVARPNFVHAAIVQSGKTIAEAGRVDAKRSIRREFDLTFSFNDQPYALGKLVLVASLDRIRAQVGREFLDLLVGETIVALLLVSALLFLFHRQVGMHLHALAAQVRDISPVNLEQPIALGKKFRNDELDQVTASLEKMRRGLLEAFTKLSEEVEERRIAESRLSLAKEQAESATQAKTQFLANMSHEIRTPMNGVMGMLQLAMDNSDPAVIQQYLQTAMRSSRSLLRLLNDILDLSRLEASRMPVMQEPFDLRELMEELTDSFQAVVLDRGLALRGTVDETVPPALLGDTVRIRQILTNLIGNAVKFTLRGKVEIRVSSLTPVKPGEHRVFIEVEDTGVGIPDKAQPGLFAPFAQADSTQTRKFEGSGLGLSITQHLVVLLGGSLAFESSPSGSLFAVCLPLQSAPPRELKNTPAPQLDDEQPMAPLKVLVAEDNPVNSTIAMKFLEGMRHTPTLATTGQEVLECMRNEFFDLVLMDIQMPEMDGLEATRIIRSWPKSEGGETPIVAMTAHAFPSDTERFMAAGMNGHLAKPISQQDLERFLRSMPTARQA, encoded by the coding sequence ATGTTTTCTACCCGCCACAGCCTCAGCCTGCGCCTGATCATCTCGATGGGGCTTTTGAGCCTGGTGGCCAGCACCATCCTGGCCGCCGCCCAGCTTCATTTCAAATACAAAAGCAACATCGCGGCCGTGCATGGATCGATGGATCAGGTGGCATCCGGCGATCTCAACAGCATCTCCGCGAGTCTGTGGCAGCTCGACACCACGCTGCTGGACATCCAGCTGCAAGGACTCGTTGCGCGGCCGAACTTCGTGCACGCGGCCATTGTCCAGTCCGGCAAAACCATCGCCGAGGCCGGCCGTGTCGATGCCAAGAGATCCATAAGGCGTGAATTCGACCTCACGTTTTCCTTCAATGATCAGCCCTATGCGCTTGGCAAACTGGTGCTGGTCGCATCTCTAGACAGGATCAGGGCCCAGGTCGGCCGCGAATTCCTGGACCTCCTCGTGGGCGAAACCATTGTCGCACTGCTGCTGGTCTCGGCCCTGCTATTTCTTTTTCACCGCCAGGTGGGCATGCATCTGCATGCCCTGGCCGCCCAAGTCCGGGACATCTCCCCCGTCAATCTTGAGCAGCCCATCGCCTTGGGCAAAAAATTTCGAAACGACGAACTTGATCAGGTCACCGCTTCGCTGGAGAAAATGCGACGCGGACTGCTTGAGGCCTTCACCAAACTGAGCGAGGAGGTCGAAGAGCGGCGCATCGCCGAATCCAGACTTTCGCTGGCCAAGGAGCAGGCCGAAAGCGCGACCCAGGCCAAGACCCAATTCCTGGCCAACATGAGTCACGAGATCCGCACGCCCATGAACGGTGTCATGGGCATGCTCCAGCTGGCCATGGACAACTCCGATCCGGCCGTCATCCAGCAGTATCTGCAAACGGCCATGCGCTCCTCCCGCAGCCTGCTCCGGCTTCTGAACGACATTCTGGACCTGTCCCGGCTGGAAGCCTCACGCATGCCAGTCATGCAGGAGCCTTTCGACCTCCGCGAACTCATGGAAGAATTGACGGACAGCTTTCAGGCCGTGGTCCTGGACCGGGGTCTTGCGTTGCGCGGCACTGTCGATGAAACCGTCCCCCCGGCCCTGCTCGGGGACACGGTGCGCATCCGGCAGATCCTGACCAACCTCATCGGCAACGCGGTCAAATTCACCCTGCGCGGCAAGGTCGAGATTCGCGTCTCAAGCCTGACTCCCGTCAAACCCGGAGAGCACCGCGTCTTCATCGAGGTGGAGGATACGGGGGTGGGCATCCCCGACAAGGCCCAGCCCGGCCTGTTCGCGCCCTTTGCGCAGGCCGATTCGACCCAGACCCGCAAATTCGAGGGATCGGGCCTTGGCCTCAGCATCACCCAACATCTGGTTGTACTGCTGGGCGGCTCCCTGGCCTTTGAATCGAGCCCGAGCGGATCGCTCTTTGCCGTCTGCCTGCCGTTGCAATCCGCGCCGCCGCGCGAGCTCAAGAACACCCCGGCACCGCAGCTCGACGACGAACAGCCCATGGCTCCGCTCAAGGTGCTCGTGGCCGAGGACAATCCCGTCAACAGCACCATCGCCATGAAGTTCCTCGAAGGCATGCGGCACACGCCCACTCTGGCCACAACCGGGCAGGAAGTGCTTGAATGCATGCGCAACGAGTTTTTTGATCTGGTGCTCATGGACATCCAGATGCCTGAAATGGATGGATTGGAAGCGACCCGCATCATTCGGTCCTGGCCAAAGTCCGAGGGTGGTGAGACACCCATCGTGGCCATGACCGCCCATGCGTTCCCTTCCGACACCGAGCGTTTCATGGCCGCTGGAATGAACGGACATCTGGCCAAGCCCATCTCCCAACAGGATCTGGAGCGGTTCCTGCGCTCAATGCCGACGGCGCGGCAGGCATGA
- a CDS encoding DUF2868 domain-containing protein, with amino-acid sequence MKHGMHFGDYLDLEWFLEKDRILDPGEILDRDRKIGLAAQADSVPQTLQGAYWLERRRDTGTGGLPSHSLNSVLIALRLLFGFGGLLAGISLVRALLMYSGVEPVNVSVFLLLAVLPQAGLSLLAAGLLLFRGLRRTEFRIPLRPLFDLVWRRPGSLSPQAGFVRALILRRGWPARMLGWESLRLMHLGGSCLAFGSLAGLTVSVAVTDLAFGWQSTLRVGAQGMHTLVMALSTPWSWLPAQWGLTPTLLQIEGSRIILKDGIQALASADLVAWWPFLCMCLLVYALLPRLILLASAHWMLRRAERRFVHPDLGRIVDRMQAPLLGSARVGEIPAAPLHLGVNATAGTEQSRGQDQTGIGCVLLLPPELLGRIRDDLLSDLTRRVCGYPPGRVIPVSLEVDGIRQMLDDCAGLDWAGGFERYVVLIEAWQPPIRENLLALTLLGQENDRGRNLILVFCGRPSGGDWLTAPDEAAREVWTDAVARLAPLRVDIFGAST; translated from the coding sequence ATGAAACATGGCATGCACTTTGGCGACTATCTCGACCTGGAATGGTTCCTGGAAAAGGACAGGATTCTTGATCCCGGAGAAATCCTGGACCGGGATCGTAAAATCGGGCTGGCGGCCCAGGCGGACTCAGTGCCTCAGACGCTGCAAGGCGCATACTGGCTGGAGCGTCGCCGGGACACAGGCACCGGGGGGCTGCCTTCGCACTCGCTGAACTCGGTCCTGATCGCACTGCGTCTGCTGTTTGGCTTCGGCGGCCTGCTGGCGGGCATATCCCTGGTGCGGGCGCTGCTCATGTATTCGGGAGTCGAGCCGGTCAATGTCTCGGTTTTTTTGCTGCTGGCCGTCCTGCCCCAGGCTGGTCTCAGCCTGCTGGCCGCCGGACTGCTGCTGTTCAGAGGGCTGCGCCGGACCGAATTTCGCATTCCGCTGCGCCCCCTGTTCGATCTTGTCTGGCGCAGGCCAGGCAGCCTTTCGCCCCAGGCCGGATTTGTCCGTGCACTTATTCTGCGTCGAGGCTGGCCCGCGCGGATGCTGGGCTGGGAAAGCTTGCGGCTCATGCATCTTGGTGGTTCCTGTCTGGCTTTCGGCTCTTTGGCGGGATTGACCGTCAGCGTCGCGGTCACGGATCTGGCGTTTGGCTGGCAATCGACCCTGCGGGTCGGGGCGCAGGGCATGCACACCCTGGTCATGGCCCTGTCCACGCCGTGGTCCTGGCTGCCTGCCCAGTGGGGCCTGACACCGACCCTGCTCCAGATCGAGGGCAGCCGCATCATCCTGAAGGACGGCATTCAGGCCCTGGCCAGCGCGGATCTCGTCGCCTGGTGGCCGTTTCTGTGCATGTGCCTGCTGGTCTATGCCTTGCTGCCCAGACTCATTCTGCTGGCGTCGGCCCACTGGATGCTGCGCCGCGCGGAACGGCGTTTTGTCCATCCCGACCTCGGGCGCATCGTCGATCGCATGCAGGCGCCGTTGCTTGGCTCTGCCAGGGTCGGGGAGATCCCGGCCGCGCCTTTGCATCTTGGCGTCAACGCGACTGCGGGTACGGAGCAATCCAGAGGGCAGGACCAGACCGGAATCGGCTGCGTGCTGCTTCTGCCGCCGGAGCTTCTGGGGCGAATCAGGGATGATCTCCTTTCCGATTTGACACGGCGGGTCTGTGGCTATCCTCCCGGGCGGGTGATTCCCGTCAGTCTGGAAGTGGACGGAATCCGGCAGATGCTGGACGATTGCGCCGGACTCGACTGGGCCGGAGGCTTCGAGCGTTATGTGGTGCTTATCGAGGCTTGGCAGCCGCCCATCCGTGAAAACCTGCTGGCCCTGACGCTGCTTGGTCAGGAAAACGACCGCGGCCGGAATCTGATCCTTGTTTTTTGCGGCCGTCCCTCCGGTGGTGACTGGCTGACCGCCCCCGATGAAGCCGCGCGGGAGGTCTGGACCGATGCCGTGGCGCGTCTGGCCCCGCTGCGTGTTGACATTTTTGGAGCAAGCACATGA
- a CDS encoding GTPase/DUF3482 domain-containing protein — protein MKSMPIFAVIGHPNEGKSSVVATLVENDRIRISPRPGETMESMTYPVSIDGEDVIAFVDTPGFQNPVQTLGWMRKFRGPESEVFAAFLAEFRDDPGMAHECELLTPVRDGAGIIYVLDASRPLRQVDKAEMEILRLTGRPRMAILNCKTGEEQFLEEWKTELRRHFNMVRTFNALRATFAERMRLLESLRALEQDWEDALGLVVDVFARDWQRRNAECAALVCDFLRRVLGMAETASLADPDRRAEVEARLVTRLEERIRQEEETLHEQVCLQFRHDRRSFVLPEQSVLRQDLFSRTTWTVLGLSKGKLVAAAVAAGGAAGVALDLATLGSSLGLFAAVGGATAGLAALFQGERLVRGKVLGLGIGQRSVQVGPLDTVQWVFVLLDRFLLHYWYVIHWSHALRDEDFLPALADEGGKQGFTSTWNRESRGLCAEFFKVATAGDDSRAMELEAELRRFLEEELERMSRL, from the coding sequence ATGAAATCCATGCCCATTTTTGCCGTCATAGGTCACCCCAACGAAGGAAAATCCTCGGTGGTGGCCACCCTGGTCGAGAACGACCGGATCCGCATCAGTCCCCGTCCGGGCGAGACCATGGAGTCCATGACCTATCCGGTCAGCATCGACGGAGAAGACGTCATCGCTTTCGTGGACACCCCTGGTTTTCAGAACCCGGTGCAGACCCTGGGCTGGATGCGAAAATTCCGGGGACCGGAAAGCGAGGTTTTCGCGGCGTTTCTGGCCGAGTTCAGGGACGATCCGGGCATGGCTCACGAGTGCGAATTGCTGACCCCGGTGCGCGACGGGGCCGGGATCATCTATGTGCTCGACGCCTCCCGGCCCCTGCGGCAGGTCGACAAGGCCGAGATGGAGATTCTGCGCCTGACCGGCAGGCCACGCATGGCCATCCTCAACTGCAAGACCGGGGAGGAGCAGTTTCTGGAGGAATGGAAGACCGAGCTACGCAGGCATTTCAACATGGTGCGGACCTTCAACGCCCTGCGCGCGACCTTTGCCGAGCGCATGCGCCTGCTTGAAAGCCTGCGCGCGCTCGAACAGGACTGGGAGGATGCGCTGGGTCTGGTGGTGGATGTTTTCGCGCGTGACTGGCAGCGCAGGAATGCGGAGTGCGCGGCCCTGGTCTGCGATTTTCTGCGGCGGGTGCTTGGCATGGCCGAGACGGCGAGTCTTGCCGACCCAGACCGCAGGGCCGAAGTGGAGGCCCGCCTGGTCACGCGACTGGAAGAGCGAATCCGGCAGGAGGAGGAAACCTTGCACGAACAGGTCTGTCTGCAATTCCGCCATGACCGGCGTTCCTTTGTGCTGCCGGAACAATCGGTGCTGCGCCAGGATCTGTTTTCCCGCACCACCTGGACCGTCCTGGGCCTCAGCAAGGGCAAGCTCGTGGCTGCGGCCGTGGCCGCCGGTGGAGCGGCGGGGGTCGCGCTTGATCTGGCCACGCTTGGCAGCAGCCTGGGGCTTTTCGCCGCCGTGGGCGGAGCCACCGCCGGACTCGCGGCCCTGTTTCAGGGCGAGCGGCTGGTGCGGGGCAAGGTTCTGGGGCTGGGCATCGGACAGCGCAGCGTGCAGGTCGGTCCCCTGGACACGGTGCAGTGGGTGTTCGTTTTGCTGGATCGTTTCCTGCTGCATTACTGGTACGTGATTCACTGGTCCCATGCCTTGCGGGACGAAGACTTTCTGCCGGCCCTCGCCGACGAGGGCGGCAAGCAGGGATTCACCAGCACCTGGAACAGGGAGTCGCGCGGTCTTTGCGCGGAGTTCTTCAAGGTCGCCACTGCGGGAGATGACTCCCGGGCCATGGAACTTGAAGCGGAACTGCGTCGTTTTCTGGAGGAGGAACTGGAGCGAATGTCCAGGCTTTAA
- a CDS encoding 16S rRNA (uracil(1498)-N(3))-methyltransferase, with the protein MSRLNSFYLAPVLWREPFLLEGEEFHHLTRVLRAKAGETVRLFDGQGRWGLFRIDRIDKRDAGLNLIEEYAVPAPASPLTLAVGWSKGLRRGFLLEKAVELGASAIWFWQAARSQGDIPEEGKQGWDRQLAAAAKQCGAVWLPGIRTFRGPLEVARAAGDMGSRVLCWEKEDARLMDPEALMDSRGSVAVLGPEGGLDDKEARLFLDHGFTPVSLGPSILRFETAATFVLSLHLWAASRK; encoded by the coding sequence ATGTCACGCCTCAACTCCTTTTATCTGGCTCCCGTCCTGTGGCGGGAGCCTTTTCTGCTCGAAGGGGAGGAGTTTCACCACCTGACCCGCGTGCTGCGCGCCAAGGCCGGGGAAACGGTTCGCCTCTTCGACGGCCAGGGGCGCTGGGGGCTTTTTCGCATCGATCGGATAGACAAACGGGACGCAGGCCTGAACCTCATCGAGGAATACGCTGTTCCTGCGCCAGCCTCGCCCCTGACCCTGGCCGTGGGCTGGTCCAAAGGGCTGCGGCGCGGATTTCTGCTGGAAAAGGCCGTTGAGCTCGGCGCTTCGGCCATCTGGTTTTGGCAGGCCGCCAGATCGCAGGGGGACATCCCGGAGGAAGGAAAACAGGGATGGGACCGGCAGCTCGCGGCGGCGGCCAAGCAATGCGGAGCCGTCTGGCTGCCGGGCATCCGGACCTTCAGGGGACCTCTCGAAGTGGCCCGGGCCGCCGGGGACATGGGATCGAGGGTGCTGTGCTGGGAAAAGGAGGACGCACGCCTCATGGACCCGGAGGCGCTGATGGATTCGCGGGGCAGCGTGGCGGTTCTGGGCCCCGAGGGCGGACTTGACGACAAGGAGGCGCGCCTCTTCCTGGATCACGGTTTCACCCCGGTCAGTCTGGGTCCGAGCATCCTGCGCTTCGAGACCGCCGCCACCTTCGTCCTGTCGCTGCACCTGTGGGCGGCGAGCAGGAAATGA
- the gcvT gene encoding glycine cleavage system aminomethyltransferase GcvT produces the protein MSELLTTPLHAWHKNNGARMVPFAGWDMPVQYVGILEEHKHTRTHASIFDISHMGEFLLEGDGATEALATVVTHNLATLAPGKCRYGFLLNEKGGVLDDLIVYRLDTEKYMLVVNGACIESDFAWIKSHLPASLTLIDQSFDIAKIDLQGPESFNVLARVMPGDWTGLGYFAFREVEFEGFRLIVSRTGYTGELGCEFYLPWDKAEVLWEKLMADETVRPAGLGARDTLRLEVGLPLYGQDLDTQHTPVEAGYGGMLKSEAEYIGKSGLGNMREKLIGLRIDGRRSARHHDEVFVGETKVGTVTSGSIAPSLGYCVAMAFVREDMADAENFTVKGPRTTLEATRADMPFYTAGTARRKLS, from the coding sequence ATGTCCGAATTGCTGACCACCCCCCTTCATGCCTGGCACAAGAACAACGGGGCCAGAATGGTCCCTTTCGCGGGCTGGGACATGCCTGTCCAATATGTCGGTATCCTTGAGGAGCACAAGCACACCAGAACCCACGCGTCCATCTTCGACATCTCCCACATGGGAGAATTCCTGCTTGAAGGCGACGGCGCGACCGAAGCGCTGGCCACCGTGGTGACCCACAACCTGGCCACCCTGGCCCCGGGCAAGTGCCGCTACGGATTCCTCCTCAATGAAAAAGGCGGCGTGCTCGACGACCTCATCGTCTACCGGCTGGATACGGAAAAATACATGCTCGTGGTCAACGGAGCATGCATCGAATCCGATTTCGCCTGGATAAAAAGCCACCTCCCGGCAAGCCTGACCCTGATCGACCAGAGCTTCGACATCGCCAAGATCGACCTGCAGGGCCCGGAATCATTTAACGTGCTGGCCCGCGTCATGCCCGGAGACTGGACCGGCCTTGGCTACTTCGCCTTCCGCGAAGTGGAGTTTGAAGGATTCAGGCTCATTGTCAGCCGCACAGGCTATACGGGCGAGCTTGGCTGCGAGTTCTACCTGCCCTGGGACAAGGCCGAAGTGCTGTGGGAGAAGCTCATGGCCGACGAAACCGTCCGCCCGGCGGGCCTTGGCGCACGCGACACCCTGCGCCTTGAGGTCGGGCTACCCCTCTACGGCCAGGACCTGGACACGCAGCACACCCCGGTGGAGGCAGGCTATGGCGGCATGCTCAAGAGCGAAGCGGAGTACATCGGCAAATCCGGGCTCGGCAATATGCGCGAGAAGCTGATCGGCCTGCGCATCGACGGCCGCCGCAGCGCCCGCCATCACGACGAGGTCTTTGTGGGCGAGACCAAGGTCGGCACGGTCACCAGCGGCTCCATCGCCCCAAGCCTTGGCTACTGCGTGGCCATGGCCTTTGTCCGCGAGGACATGGCCGACGCCGAAAACTTCACGGTCAAGGGACCGCGCACCACCCTTGAAGCCACACGCGCGGACATGCCCTTCTACACCGCCGGCACGGCCCGCAGGAAACTCTCCTAG
- a CDS encoding GAF domain-containing protein has translation MTMKYPSLDRLLESIGSVFDAYSVVLFCRNSVGTFDLTTAFSLGDSIRKGAKIEPGQGLVGWILKNDSPLVVEKFDEKNTFLGYYGMEQDEQIKVFVGCPLPGGLGALCMDSKKTYAFTSKDQRLLSLFALVVAAIIDDVGEGGVSCQEQALYRVLQQVYALREEHPKWTDFLNRYLALLAGASGYEYAFLVVSDEWGNNYLLEGSNKPFMPENFTARQSFSTGSGLLGWVFKKNQPVFFGDGKSELGRTPLFGRDIPGPVLNTLMAFPLKVHTRCRGVLVFGDRESRVISNEIRAFANMAADYLALFLENLYLRNKVRRFAPPSVNDTGDALDFDNSDYHP, from the coding sequence ATGACCATGAAATACCCTTCCCTGGACAGATTGCTGGAGAGCATCGGCAGCGTTTTTGACGCTTATTCGGTGGTTCTCTTTTGCCGCAATTCCGTCGGGACTTTCGATTTGACCACCGCCTTCAGCCTTGGAGACTCCATCCGCAAGGGCGCGAAGATCGAGCCGGGACAGGGCCTGGTGGGCTGGATTCTCAAGAACGACTCGCCGCTTGTCGTCGAGAAGTTCGACGAGAAGAATACCTTTCTCGGCTATTACGGCATGGAGCAGGACGAGCAGATCAAGGTTTTCGTTGGCTGCCCCCTGCCCGGCGGGCTAGGGGCCCTGTGCATGGACAGCAAGAAGACCTACGCCTTCACTTCCAAGGACCAGCGTCTGCTGTCCCTCTTTGCCCTGGTCGTGGCCGCCATCATTGACGATGTCGGAGAGGGGGGGGTCTCCTGCCAAGAACAGGCCCTGTATCGCGTGCTGCAACAGGTCTATGCCCTGCGCGAGGAGCATCCCAAATGGACGGATTTCCTGAACCGCTATCTGGCTCTTCTGGCCGGGGCCAGCGGTTACGAATACGCCTTCCTCGTGGTCAGCGACGAGTGGGGGAACAACTACCTCCTTGAAGGCAGCAATAAACCCTTCATGCCCGAGAATTTCACTGCCAGGCAGTCGTTCAGCACGGGCAGCGGACTTTTGGGCTGGGTCTTCAAGAAGAATCAGCCTGTCTTTTTCGGCGACGGCAAGAGCGAGCTTGGCCGCACGCCTCTTTTTGGCCGCGACATCCCGGGCCCGGTGTTGAACACACTTATGGCTTTCCCTCTCAAGGTGCATACCCGTTGTCGGGGCGTACTGGTCTTCGGGGATCGCGAAAGCCGGGTCATCAGTAATGAAATCCGGGCCTTTGCCAACATGGCCGCGGATTATCTGGCTCTTTTTCTGGAGAATCTGTATCTGAGGAACAAGGTCAGGCGTTTTGCCCCGCCCAGCGTAAACGATACGGGCGACGCCCTCGATTTCGACAATTCCGATTATCACCCTTAA
- a CDS encoding rod shape-determining protein, with the protein MFFSKLFGFLGKNLAMDLGTANTLLYSPKDGIVLNEPSVVALDIRNDAILAVGREAKEYLGRTPERIRAVRPLKDGVIADFEVTKAMISYFIKKAITGMRIVKPRMVICVPAGITQVEKRAVIESALQAGAREVKLIEEPMAAAIGAGLPIHEPRGNMVVDIGGGTTEVAVISLSAVAYSESVRIAGDEINDAIQRYVQDEFQLLIGENMAEAAKIHIASAVPLPEPLQYRVAGKNLVDGNPKSVILNDSHVREAIKEPVAAIVAAVRRALEKTPPELVADIATNGLLLAGGGALLKGLDKLITQQSSLMVHIDDDPLTTVVRGTGRSLEDEACFSKVYIN; encoded by the coding sequence ATGTTTTTCAGCAAGCTTTTCGGTTTTCTCGGTAAAAATCTGGCCATGGACCTTGGCACGGCCAACACGCTTCTCTATTCGCCCAAGGATGGGATCGTGCTCAACGAGCCTTCGGTAGTGGCTCTCGACATCCGCAATGACGCCATTCTGGCCGTGGGCCGGGAGGCCAAGGAATATCTGGGCCGCACCCCGGAGCGGATTCGCGCCGTGCGTCCCCTGAAGGATGGCGTCATCGCCGACTTCGAGGTCACCAAGGCCATGATCTCCTATTTCATCAAGAAGGCCATTACCGGCATGCGCATCGTCAAGCCGCGCATGGTCATCTGCGTGCCTGCGGGAATAACCCAGGTGGAGAAGAGGGCGGTGATCGAGTCGGCGCTGCAGGCCGGAGCGCGCGAGGTCAAACTCATCGAGGAGCCCATGGCCGCGGCCATCGGCGCGGGCCTGCCCATCCACGAACCAAGGGGCAACATGGTGGTCGATATCGGCGGCGGAACCACGGAAGTGGCGGTCATTTCGCTTTCCGCCGTGGCCTATTCCGAATCCGTGCGCATTGCCGGGGACGAGATCAACGACGCCATCCAGCGCTACGTGCAGGATGAATTTCAGCTTTTGATCGGCGAAAACATGGCCGAGGCGGCCAAGATTCACATCGCTTCGGCCGTGCCCCTGCCCGAGCCTCTTCAGTATCGGGTGGCGGGAAAGAACCTGGTCGACGGCAACCCCAAGTCCGTCATCCTGAACGACTCGCACGTGCGCGAGGCCATCAAGGAGCCCGTCGCGGCCATAGTCGCGGCCGTGCGCAGGGCCCTTGAGAAGACCCCGCCCGAGCTGGTCGCGGACATCGCCACCAACGGCCTGCTTCTGGCCGGAGGCGGGGCGCTTCTGAAGGGCCTGGACAAACTCATCACGCAGCAGAGTTCGCTCATGGTGCATATCGACGATGACCCCCTGACCACGGTGGTGCGCGGGACGGGGCGTTCTCTTGAGGATGAGGCGTGTTTTTCGAAGGTCTATATCAACTAG
- the rimI gene encoding ribosomal protein S18-alanine N-acetyltransferase, translating into MVEKGLELRLLEPRDASALAALEARVFADAWDAEHFRELLGQDRFLAVGAFEPDGLCAYLTAYSVAGELEIVNVAVAPALRGQGIGRSVLHFFLEQGRLGGAQRVVLEVRAGNLAARALYGSCGFVQVGVRRAYYADSGEDALVLEWTTCPGS; encoded by the coding sequence ATGGTTGAAAAGGGTCTTGAGCTGCGCTTGCTTGAGCCTCGGGATGCATCGGCGCTTGCCGCCCTGGAGGCCCGGGTTTTTGCCGATGCCTGGGACGCGGAGCATTTCAGGGAGCTTCTTGGGCAGGATCGCTTTTTGGCCGTGGGCGCCTTTGAGCCTGACGGACTGTGCGCATATCTGACGGCATACAGTGTGGCGGGAGAGCTTGAAATAGTCAACGTGGCGGTGGCTCCCGCGCTGCGCGGTCAGGGCATTGGCCGGTCGGTGCTGCATTTTTTTCTGGAGCAGGGGCGCCTGGGCGGCGCCCAGCGTGTGGTTCTTGAGGTTCGCGCCGGCAATCTCGCGGCCCGGGCTCTTTACGGGAGCTGCGGTTTTGTGCAGGTGGGGGTGCGTAGGGCATATTACGCCGACAGCGGCGAGGATGCCCTGGTGCTGGAGTGGACGACGTGCCCAGGCTCGTGA
- a CDS encoding O-methyltransferase, with product MPRLVKDPHASFRALVPDGERGLRRLADEAAARGIPVIGPVMGGLLALLCRIMGAVRVLELGTAVGYSTTFLARAVRDTGGIVLGVDMHEAHCREARANLASFGLGESCALLCADARALPFGDAGFDLVFLDVDQRYYAELEPVCHRLLRPGGLLVADNTAFADAETFNVLIQDDSRWDAVNIYAFLPNHAPEQDGICLARKK from the coding sequence GTGCCCAGGCTCGTGAAAGATCCGCACGCCAGTTTTCGCGCCCTGGTTCCGGATGGGGAACGGGGCCTGCGCAGGCTGGCCGATGAAGCAGCCGCACGCGGGATTCCGGTCATCGGGCCGGTCATGGGCGGTCTGCTTGCGCTGTTGTGCCGGATCATGGGCGCTGTGCGCGTGCTTGAACTGGGTACGGCCGTGGGCTATTCCACGACCTTTCTGGCCAGGGCCGTGCGAGATACGGGCGGGATTGTCCTTGGCGTGGACATGCACGAGGCCCATTGCCGCGAGGCGCGGGCCAATCTTGCGTCCTTCGGATTGGGGGAGAGCTGCGCCCTGCTGTGCGCTGACGCCCGCGCCCTGCCTTTCGGAGATGCAGGCTTCGATCTGGTCTTTCTGGATGTGGACCAGCGCTACTACGCGGAACTTGAACCCGTCTGTCACCGCCTGCTTCGCCCCGGAGGGCTGCTGGTCGCGGACAACACCGCCTTTGCCGACGCCGAAACCTTCAACGTCCTGATCCAGGACGACAGTCGTTGGGACGCGGTCAACATTTACGCATTCTTACCGAATCATGCGCCGGAGCAGGACGGAATCTGCCTGGCGCGCAAGAAATAA
- a CDS encoding peptidylprolyl isomerase: protein MIVMETSKGTLKIELFADKAPLTCENFLNYVREGFYDGTIFHRVIPNFMIQGGGMTETMSEKKTGDPIKNEADNGIKNQRGTLAMARTQAVDSATSQFFINLRDNAFLDHGSRDFGYAVFARVVEGIEVMDAIAGVPTGSFGFHQDVPKEPVIITRVSVEE, encoded by the coding sequence ATGATAGTAATGGAAACTTCCAAGGGTACGCTGAAGATTGAACTGTTCGCGGACAAGGCCCCCCTGACCTGCGAGAATTTTCTCAATTATGTGCGCGAGGGCTTTTACGACGGAACGATCTTCCATCGCGTCATCCCCAATTTCATGATCCAGGGCGGCGGGATGACCGAGACCATGAGCGAGAAGAAGACCGGCGATCCGATCAAGAACGAGGCCGACAACGGAATCAAAAACCAGCGCGGCACCCTGGCCATGGCCCGAACCCAGGCCGTGGACAGCGCGACTTCCCAGTTTTTCATCAATCTGCGCGACAACGCGTTTCTGGATCACGGCTCGCGGGATTTCGGCTACGCCGTGTTCGCGCGGGTGGTCGAGGGGATCGAAGTCATGGACGCCATCGCGGGCGTGCCCACGGGCAGCTTCGGCTTTCATCAGGACGTGCCCAAGGAGCCGGTCATCATCACCCGGGTCAGCGTGGAGGAATAG